GTAATTTTGATATTTTGGTGGAGCATGATTGTCCAATATATAGTGTTGATGTTCCGGAACCAACCGACATAGAAAAGCGAATTGGTAATTATGTGGCCGGTTTGGTTGAGGACGGTGCCACCTTGCAAATGGGAATTGGGGCCATTCCAAATGCAGTTTTGTCCAGCTTAACCAATCATAAAAAATTGGGTATTCATACCGAGATGTTTTCGGATGGGGTGATTCCGTTGGTTGAGAAGGGGATTATCACCGGAGAAATGAAAAAGCTTTATCCAGACCGAATAGTATCGGCCTTTATTATGGGAACCAAGAAACTCTATGATTTCGTAGATGGCAATCCCGGAGTAATGATGATGGATGTGGCATTCACTAATGACGTGGCTGTAATTCGTAAAAATCCAAAAGTGACTTCCATTAATAGCGCCATAGAAATTGACTTAACTGGTCAGGTTTGTGCAGATTCAATTGGCACCAAGCAATACTCAGGTGTAGGCGGACAAATTGATTTTATCCGTGGGGCATCTTATTCAGAAGGTGGCAAACCGATCATCGCCTTATCATCTGCTACTAGCAAAGGGTTGTCTAAGATTGTACCGACTTTGAAAGTAGGTGCTGGTGTGGTATCGACCAGAGCCAATGTGCACTATATCGCTACCGAATACGGAATAGCTGATTTGTATGGCAAGAGTTTACAGGAACGAGCTAGAATGCTTATAGACATCGCACATCCAGATCATAGAGAAACCCTTGATAAAGCTGCGTTTGAGCGGTTTGGAAGGAAATTGCATTAAGTTTTTTGAGGCGGTAGGAATTATATAAATTGGGCAATTATTAATCTAATTGATCCAATGAAAAATATATTAAACGCGCTTATTATTACATCAATTGCCTTCGCCTGCGGGCCGAAGGAGAACTTCCAGGAAGCATACGATAGTATCAATGAGGAGGGCTTGAAAACTCGAATTAAGACTTTGGCTTCCGATGAATTTTTGGGTAGAATGCCTTTTACTGAAGGGGAAACTAAAACGATCAACTACCTCAGAGATGAATTCAAAAAGCTAGGATTGAAGCCTGGAAATGGAGATAGCTATTTCCAGGAAGTTCCTTTGGTGGAATTGACCGCTGCGGTCGATCCTCAAATGAAAATCACAGGGGGTGAAAATGAAATCAACTTAAACTACTGGGATGATTTTGTTGCATTGACACGAAGGGTAACTGATTCTGTTCGCATAGAAAACTCAGAGGTCGTATTTGCTGGCTATGGCACCATAGCACCTGAATACGACTGGAATGACTACGAAGGCCTAGATGTAAAAGGCAAAACCGTGATGGTTTTGATCAACGATCCAGGATTCGGCACTGAGGATAAGTCATTCTTCAAAGGCAACGAAATGACCTACTATGGTCGATGGACTTACAAATATGAAGAAGCCGCTCGACAAGGAGCAGCTGGCATCATCATCGTACATGAAACAGCACATGCGAGCTATCCATTTGAGGTAGTTCAGGGCGGTTGGTCTGGCGCCAATCTATATTTGGAAAACCCAGACAACAACATGTCCAGATGCGTGATCGAAGGGTGGGTGTCTGAAGAAAGCGCCAATCAAATGTTTGCCAATATGGGGATGGAAGGTTATGATTTTTATGAAGAAGCACGTAAGCGTGAATTCAAATCATTTGCTATGAATCAGCAACTGTCTGTAGGGTTGGTTAACAGCATCAAACGATCGAAGTCAAATAATGTGATTGCCAAATATGAAGGTTCAGAGCGACCTGAAGAAACTATTATTTACAGCGCGCACTGGGATCATTTCGGAATTGGAAACCCTGTAGACGGGGATTCGATTTACAATGGTGCGGTAGATAATGGCACTGGAGTGGCTGGGATTGTACAGGTAGCAGAAGCTTTTACCAAGCTAAATATTCCAACCAAAAGATCGGTGGTATTTATGGCAGTTACGGCTGAAGAACAAGGACTTTTGGGTTCTGCGCATTATTCAGTCAATCCTATTTATGATCCAGCCAAAACAGTGGCTAATTTGAATGTGGATGCTATCCGTCCCATTGGTAGAGTCAATGATTTTTCAATTGTTGGATATGGTCAGTCAGAATTGGACGATTATGCAAAGCGAGCAGTTGAAAAGCAGGGGCGATATATCACTCCAGATCCTCATCCTGAATCAGGTGGATTTTTCCGCTCGGATCATTTCAATTTTGCTAGCATTGGTATCCCGGCGCTCTATGGAAAAGGAGCAACTGATAGCGATGCCAATGGCAAAGAATGGGGAGAAGAGCAGTACAAAAAATACACCAGTGAGAATTATCACAAACCTTCAGATGAGTACTCAGATGATTTTAATGCAGAAGGGGTGAAGTTGGATATGCAGGTGATGTTCGATATTGGCTATACGCTAGCGAATGAATCAACATTCCCTAAATGGAAAGAAGGATCGGAATTCAAAGCCATTCGAGAAGGCCAACAATAATTCTATGGTGCCATTTGTGGAATTAATCTCCAATAAGGAAAAAAACATACTAAATTGAAAAGGATAAGAGGCTGTCTCAAAAGCCCAATGCTCCCAAATTTTGTCACATTGAGGCATTTGAAATGTCCGCCTGCGGTCAGCAGCAAGGCTTCGAGGACCTCAGCCTGACAGTTTCCTTGGCTTTTGAGACAGCCTCTTATTTATTCCCGAATCACAAAAAGTTAACCCAATGAGAAAAACTATAACCCTATTAACGGCAGGTGTGATGGCCT
The sequence above is drawn from the Reichenbachiella sp. genome and encodes:
- a CDS encoding acetyl-CoA hydrolase/transferase family protein, producing the protein MSKYLSAKEALEYVKSNDRIFIHSVAAAPQILIDALCDRASDLENVEIVHLHTECKAKYLEEQYRNSFRVKSFFVGANVRRATQDGIADYIPVFLSEIPKMIRETLPLDVAFVQVSPPDKHGYCSLGVSVDASHTAVDCAKLVIAQVNANMPRTYGDGMMHISNFDILVEHDCPIYSVDVPEPTDIEKRIGNYVAGLVEDGATLQMGIGAIPNAVLSSLTNHKKLGIHTEMFSDGVIPLVEKGIITGEMKKLYPDRIVSAFIMGTKKLYDFVDGNPGVMMMDVAFTNDVAVIRKNPKVTSINSAIEIDLTGQVCADSIGTKQYSGVGGQIDFIRGASYSEGGKPIIALSSATSKGLSKIVPTLKVGAGVVSTRANVHYIATEYGIADLYGKSLQERARMLIDIAHPDHRETLDKAAFERFGRKLH
- a CDS encoding M28 family metallopeptidase, which produces MKNILNALIITSIAFACGPKENFQEAYDSINEEGLKTRIKTLASDEFLGRMPFTEGETKTINYLRDEFKKLGLKPGNGDSYFQEVPLVELTAAVDPQMKITGGENEINLNYWDDFVALTRRVTDSVRIENSEVVFAGYGTIAPEYDWNDYEGLDVKGKTVMVLINDPGFGTEDKSFFKGNEMTYYGRWTYKYEEAARQGAAGIIIVHETAHASYPFEVVQGGWSGANLYLENPDNNMSRCVIEGWVSEESANQMFANMGMEGYDFYEEARKREFKSFAMNQQLSVGLVNSIKRSKSNNVIAKYEGSERPEETIIYSAHWDHFGIGNPVDGDSIYNGAVDNGTGVAGIVQVAEAFTKLNIPTKRSVVFMAVTAEEQGLLGSAHYSVNPIYDPAKTVANLNVDAIRPIGRVNDFSIVGYGQSELDDYAKRAVEKQGRYITPDPHPESGGFFRSDHFNFASIGIPALYGKGATDSDANGKEWGEEQYKKYTSENYHKPSDEYSDDFNAEGVKLDMQVMFDIGYTLANESTFPKWKEGSEFKAIREGQQ